The Methylophilus sp. TWE2 region GTTGTCTGTGAGCCTGAACCAGCGCGTTAGAATCCGTGCGTTTGCGGCGGATGATGGTTTTCCTGTATTCCCGACCCTTGTGGATATCTGGCCTGTCGCCAACTGGTTTGAACGTGAAGCCTTTGACCTGTACGGTATCATGTTTGAAAACCATCCGGACTTACGCCGTCTGCTGACAGATTATGGTTTTGTCGGCCATCCTTTCCGTAAAGACTTCCCCATGATCGGTAACGTAGAAATGCGCTATGACCCGGTGCAACAACGCGTGATTTACCAGCCGGTCTCGGTGGATTTCAGAAATAATGTGCCGAGGGTTATTCGCGATGAGGGTGCCCATCATGGCTGAGATTAAGAACTACACAATGAACTTTGGCCCGCAGCACCCTGCGGCGCACGGGGTGTTACGCCTGGTGCTGGAACTGGATGGTGAAGTGATCCAGCGCGCTGACCCGCATATTGGTTTGCTGCATCGAGCCACTGAAAAACTGGCTGAAAATCGCACTTATCTGCAAAGCGTGCCGTATATGGACCGCCTGGACTATGTGTCCATGATGGCCAATGAACATGCTTATGTGATGGCGATTGAGAAAATGCTGGGCATAGACGTGCCGGTGCGTGCGCAATATATCCGTGTCATGTTCGACGAAATCACCCGTATCCTCAACCATTTGCTGTGGCTGGGTGCGCATGCGCTGGATGTGGGCGCAATGACCGTGTTCCTGTATGCGTTCCGCGAGCGTGAAGACCTGTTTGATGTGTATGAAGCCGTTTCTGGCGCACGTATGCATGCGGCTTACTACCGTCCAGGCGGTGTTTACCGTGACCTGCCAGAAAAAATGCCGCAGCACGAAACCACCAAATTCCGTAGTGCCGACGAGATCAAAAAACTCAATGAAAACCGCCAGGGTTCCATGCTGGATTTCATTGAAGATTTCACCAACCGTTTCCCGACTTATGTCGACGAATATGAAACCCTGCTGACAGATAACCGTATCTGGAAACAGCGTACTGTCGGGATTGGTGTGGTGACTCCAGAGCGTGCCCTGGCTTTGGGCATGACAGGTGCCATGTTGCGCGGCTCCGGTATTGCCTGGGATTTACGCAAGAAGCAGCCATATGAAGTCTACGACAAGATGGACTTTGATATCCCGATTGGCGTGAATGGTGACTGTTATGACCGGTATCTGGTGCGCGTCGAAGAAATGCGCCAGTCCAACCGTATTATCAAGCAATGTATTGACTGGTTACGCAAGAATCCAGGCCCCGTCATCACTGATGATAACAAGATTGCGCCGCCTAACCGCGAAGGCATGAAAACCAATATGGAAGACTTGATTCACCACTTCAAGCTGTTTACCGAAGGCTTTCATGTGCCTGCAGGGGAAGCCTACGCTGCAGTAGAACATCCCAAAGGTGAGTTTGGTATTTACATGGTGTCAGATGGTGCCAATAAACCATACCGTCTGAAAATCCGTGCGCCGGGCTTTGCTCATTTGGCCGCATTGGATGAAATGACCAGAGGCCACATGATTGCTGACTTGGTTGCGATTATTGGTACACAGGATATTGTGTTCGGCGAAATTGACAGATAACCGGATCGAACAGGAATTAAGGTACAAGCATGCTCAGTGCAGAATCCATTGAAAAGATTGAATACGAACTGTCCAAATACCCTAAAGACAGACGTCAGGCGGCAGTGATGTCCGCGTTACGTATCGTACAGATGGAGCGCGGCTGGTTATCCAAGGAAAGCATTTCCGAAGTCGCCAAGTATTTACGCATCCCCGAAATTGCGGCGCTTGAAGTGGCCACGTTTTATAACATGTACGACCTGGAGCCGGTAGGTGAGTACAAGATTACGATCTGTACCAACATTTCATGCATGTTGCGTGGTTCTGACGAAATTGTTGAACATCTGCAACACAAGTTGGGTGTCGGTTTTAACGAAGTGACGCCAGATGGCAAATTCTGCCTCAAAGAAGGTGAATGCATGGGCTGCTGTGGCGGGGCGCCTTTGTTGCATGTGAATAATAGTGAAATGCATGAATTTCTAACCACTGAAAAAGTGGATGCCCTCATTAACGAGTTGAACAAGGGCTAAGGAACTGGACATGGCAAAGACTTCAAACACGACTGTTAACAGCAAACCGGTGATTAAAACTGACTTAGCCGGTCAAACGCTGGTGACCCTGCGGACGTTGACGGAAGAAAATCCTGCTTCGCTGGCGACCTACGAAAAACTAGGTGGTTATGCCCAGCTTAAGCGCCTGGTGACTGAAAAAGTAAAAGCACCTGACATCATCAGTCAGGTCAAGGTATCCAACCTGCGTGGCCGTGGTGGCGCAGGCTTCCCGACCGGCCTCAAGTGGAGCTTTATGCCGCGTTATTACGATGGCACAAAATATCTGGTTTGCAACACCGATGAAGGCGAGCCAGGCACATTTAAAGACCGAGACATTATCCGTTACAACCCGCACCAGTTAATCGAAGGCATGGCGATTGCTGCCTACACGCTGGGTGCACGCGTGGGTTATAACTATATCCACGGTGAAATCTGGCAGGATTACGAAATTTTTGAGGCTGCACTGGCTGAAGCACGTGAAGCCGGGTACCTCGGTGAAAATCTGTTTGGCACCGAATTCAGCTTTGACCTCTATGCGGTGCATGGCTATGGCGCCTATATCTGCGGTGAAGAAACAGCACTGATTGAGTCCATTGAAGGCAAAAAAGGCCAGCCACGTTTTAAACCACCGTTCCCGGCCAGTTACGGCGTATTTGGCAAGCCAACCAATGTCAACAATACTGAAAGCTATGCCTCTATCCCCTGGATCATGCAGCATGGCGGGCAGGCGTTTGCTGACCTTGGGGTGACTAACTCCGGTGGCAGCAAATTATTCTCGGTCTCAGGCCACGTAGAAAAACCTGGCAACTATGAGATCAAAATGGGGACGCCATTTAAGGACTTACTGGAGATGGCCGGTGGTGTCTGGAAAGGGCGTAAGCTCAAGGCTGTGATTCCAGGTGGTCCGTCAACCGCGGTCATGCCTGCCAGTGCGATTGAAAATGCCACCATGGACTACGATGGCCTGAGCAAGGCGGGTTCAAGCCTGGGTGCGGGCTCCATGATTGTGATGGATGAAACGACCTGTATGGTAAAGGCGCTCAAGCGGCTGAGCTATTTCTTTTATGAGGAAAGCTGTGGGCAATGTACGCCTTGCCGTGAAGGCACAGGCTGGGTGTATCGCATTATTGAACGTATTGTTGACGGCAAAGGCAAAATGGAAGATCTGGATCTGCTGACCGATTTAAGTAACAACATTTCCGGCCGCACGATTTGTGCGCTTGGTGATGCTGCAGCCACGCCGGTCTTGAGTTTCATTAAGCATTTCCGCCCAGAATTTGAGTATTACATCCAGCATGGCAAGTCCATGGTAGACGGTAAATAAACGGTTTTAAGCTTAACGGTAATCACATGCTAAACATCGAAATTGACGGCAAACCACTAGAAGTCGAACATGGCAGCACCATCATTGATGCTGCCGATGCGGCAGGGATCGCCATCCCGCGTTTTTGCTACCACAAAAAACTGTCGGTGGCCGCCAACTGTCGTATGTGTCTGGTACAGGTAGAAAAATTCAATAAACCGCTGCCTGCATGTGCTACGCCAGTGGCAGATGGCATGAAGATTTACACACGGAGTAAATCTGCTGTCGAAGCCCAGCAAAGTGTGATGGAGTTTCTGCTGATTAACCACCCGCTGGATTGCCCCATTTGCGACCAGGGTGGGGAATGTGATTTGCAGGATATTGCCGTGGCCTATGGTGCCTCTGGCTCACGCTATACTGAAGAAAAACGCGTGGTATTCAACAAAAATATCGGTCCGTTGGTGAGCACCGATATGACACGTTGCATCCAGTGTACGCGTTGTGTGCGCTTCCTCAAAGAAGTGGGCGGCATGCAGGAACTGGGTCTGGTGAACCGTGGCGAGCATGCAGAGATTACCGCATACGTTGATCAATCTGTAAACTCCGAACTCAGCGGCAACATTATTGATTTGTGCCCGGTAGGCGCATTGACCAGCAAACCGTTCCGTTATTCAGCCCGTAGCTGGGAACTGGTACGTCGTCCTTCCATAGCGCCGCACGATGGTCTGGGATCGCACATTGAAGTACACGTGAAAGACAATAAAGTCATGCGCGTGCTGCCGCGTGAAAAAGAGTCAATTAACGAGTGCTGGTTGTCTGACCGTGACCGTTTCTCCTATGAAGGTCTCAATAGTCCTGATCGGCTTAAAGTGCCAATGATCAAGCACAACGGCCAATGGCAGGAGACCGACTGGAAAACGGCACTTGAGTTTGCGGCAGGCCAATTAAAAGATATCACCAAAGAACACGGCGGCGACGCCCTTGGCGTGCTGGTTTCACCAGGCAGCACCATGGAAGAAGGCTACCTGATCAAGCAACTGGCGGAAGGCTTGGGTTGCGGTAATGTGGATTACCGCTTGCGTCAGACCGATTTCCGCCTGGATGGAAAACGTACAGGCACCCCATGGATGGGTTGCAATATCCAGGAAATTGAAGAGCTGGACCGTATCCTGCTGATTGGTTCCAATATCCGCAATGAGCATCCCTTGCTGGCGCAACGCATCCGCAAGGCCGTATCCAATGGTGCCGAATTGTGTATCGTCAGCCCGTTGGATAACGATCCATTGATGGATATTGCGCACAAAGTGATTGTGCGTCCTAATGATATGGTCAATGTGTTGGGCCAGATTCTCAAAGCCATGTCCGGCTTGCAAAAGCTGTCGTTATGCTTGCCGCCGACATTGAACAAATTGCTAGAAGAAATCCAAGTCCGCCCAAACACACAGAAAATTGCCGAGTGCCTGGCTGGTATCAGTGAAGAGTTGATCCTGATCGCGCCCAAGGTAGGTATTTTCCTCGGCAATATGGCCTTGAGTGATCCACGTTTTACTGAAATGTATAGTATGGCAGAGGCGATTGGCGGCATTACTGGCGCCAAAGGCGGGATTTTACCGCCAGCCGCAAACAGTACCGGTATGCACCTGATGGGCGTGATGCCTTCTGCGACTGGCATGCACGCGCGAGCCATGCTGGAAGTGCCACGCAAGGCTTATTTGTTACTGAATATTGAACCGGAGCTGGATTGCCAGCACGCAGCTTTGGCCAGTGCAGCTATGGCGAAAGCCGAGTGTGTGATTGCGCTCACCGCATACAAGTCTTCTGCGCTTGAGAACGCAGATATCCTGCTGCCGATCACGCCGTTCACTGAAACCTCAGGCACATTCATGAGTATGGAAGGCCGTGTACAAAGCTTCCAGGCGGTAACACGCCCACTAGGCGAAGCGCGCCCTGGCTGGAAAGTATTGCGTGTACTTGCGAATACCTTGGGCTTGTCCGGTTTTGACTACAACAGCTCAGAAGAAGTGAAGAGTGCTATTTTCAACGGCGAGAAACCTTCTGCGGTGGTCTGGCGTAGCTTGAACAATAACTTGAAAGAACTGGTGGAAATCCAGGTCAATATCAAAAAGGAGGGCTTGCAGCGCATTGGCGAAGTACCTCAGTATGAGTCTGATCCGATTGTGCGCCGTTCTGCACCTCTGCAAAAAACCAAATACAACATCCGTCCAATGGCGCGTATGCGCGCCGAGCAACTGGCTGAGTTGGGCTTGCAGGATGGCGATATCGTGGTGGCCCGCCAGGACAAGGGCAGTGCAGTATTGAAAGTTCGATTAGATAACCACGTTGCCAAAGGTTGCGTGCGCGTCGCAGCAGCACATCCGCTGACGGCAGGTCTGGGCGATTTGATGGGAGATATCACTATTGAAAAAGCCTCTACCGAGCAAGTGGCAATTTACGAAAAACAACTGACCGAGATGGCATAACATGCAATTCTTTGCTGAATTATTTGGTTCCTACTGGACAGACGTGCAGTTGGTAGCGTGGACACTGATCAAGATTGTGGCCATTGTTTTGCCGTTGATGATTGGTGTCGCTTACCTGACATTGGCTGAACGTAAAGTCATCGGTTACATGCAGGTGCGTATTGGCCCTAACCGAGTTGGTTATTTTGGCCTATTACAGCCTTTGGCCGATGGTTTAAAGCTGCTGTTTAAAGAAATCATTCTGCCGACAGCTTCCAACAAGGCGCTTTTCTTTATTGGTCCGGTGCTGGCAATTGCACCCGCCTTTGCAGCCTGGGCGGTCATCCCCTTTGATGCGACGCTGGTTTTAGCCAACATTGATGCGGGTTTGCTTTATATCCTGGCGATGACTTCTGTGGCCGTGTATGGCGTGATTATTGCCGGTTGGGCCTCTAATTCCAAATACGCTTTCCTTGGTTCGTTGCGCTCTGCCGCACAGATTGTGTCTTATGAAATTGCCATGGGTTTCACGCTGGTTGGGGTGCTCATGTGTGCCAACTCCCTCAACTTGGGCAAGATTGTCATGGGACAGGAAGGCGGCTTTTGGCACTGGTACTTCCTGCCATTGTTTCCGCTGTTTGTGGTGTATTTCATCAGTGCCGTGGCTGAAACCAACCGCGCTCCGTTTGACGTGGCCGAGGGTGAGTCCGAGATTGTGGCGGGTTTCCATGTGGAATATTCCGGCATGGCTTTTGCCGTCTTTTTCCTGGCTGAGTACGCCAACATGATGCTGGTCTCCATGTTGGCTGCATTGATGTTCCTGGGTGGCTGGTTATCACCTGTACCTCTCCTGCCGGACAGCATCTTGTGGCTGCTGGCAAAAGTCGCATTCCTGCTGTTCCTGTTCTTATGGTTCCGCGCGACCTTTCCGCGTTACCGTTATGACCAGATCATGCGTCTGGGCTGGAAAGTATTTATTCCAATCACACTGGTGTGGATTATCGTGGTTGGTGGAATGATGCAAACCCAGTGGGCCTATTTGTTCCATTAATGTCACCTGGAAATGCACAGACAAGGATTTTGGAAACCTTACCATGTTGAATTCGATTAAAAATACATTGGGCAGTTTGATGTTATGGGAAATGCTGAAAGGCATGGCCCTAACCGGACGCTATTTCTTTGCCAAAAAAATCACCATTCAGTACCCGGAAGAGCGTACGCCACAATCCAACCGTTTCCGTGGGTTGCATGCACTGCGTCGCTACCCTAACGGCGAAGAGCGTTGTATTGCCTGCAAACTGTGCGAAGCGGTATGCCCGGCGCTGGCGATTACCATTGAATCCGAGCAACGTGACGATGGTACGCGCCGTACCACGCGTTATGATATTGACCTGACCAAGTGTATTTTCTGTGGCTTCTGTGAAGAGTCCTGCCCGGTAGACAGCATTGTAGAAACCCGTATTTTTGACTATCACGGTGAACAGCGTGGCGACCTGGTTTATACCAAGCAAATGTTGCTGGAAATTGGTGACAAGTACGAGGCGCAAATTGCAGCAGACCGCGCCCAAGACAAAGTGTACAGATAACACCCATAGATAAAAGTATATCGATAAGGGCAAACAGGAAGAATCATGGTATTTACCGATATTGTTTTTTATGTGCTGGCTACAATATTGCTGTTCTCCGGCATCCGCGTGATTACAACACGCAATCCGGTGCATGCGGCATTGTTCCTGGTACTGGCATTTTTTACTGCCGCAGGTATCTGGCTGTTGCTTGAAGCCGAGTTCCTGGCGATTGCACTGATCTTGGTCTATGTGGGCGCAGTCATGGTGCTGTTCCTCTTTGTGGTCATGATGCTGGATATCAACCTGGACAAGTTGCGCGAAGGCTTTTGGGAGTACCTACCCATGGCTGGCCTGATCGGCCTGTTGATGGTGGTTGAAATGACCATGGTGCTTGCCGAGAAAAACCTGCATCCAACCCAGGCTGTTGAACTGCCTGCCAATTACAGTAATACCGCCGCCCTGGGTAAGGTGTTATATACCGACTACCTGTTGCCATTTGAACTGGCGGCGGTGGTATTGCTGGTGGCCATGATTGCTGCGATTGTGCTGACCCTGCGCGAGCGTAAGGATAACAAATCCATGAACCCGGCCGAGCAGGTGAAAGTCAAGCGTAACGACCGTCTGCGCATCGTGTCCATGCCTGCCGAAGTAGAAGACCCGGCACCGACTGCAGAGGAGAAAAAGTAATCATGGTTGGTTTGTCTCACTACCTGATACTGGGCGCACTGATGTTTGCCATCAGCGTGATCGGTATCTTCCTCAACCGTAAAAACGTGATCATTCTGCTGATGGCCATTGAACTGATGTTATTAGCGGTGAACCTCAATTTTGTGGCTTTTTCGCATTACCTGAATGATATTGGCGGCCAGGTTTTTGTGTTTTTTATCCTGACTGTAGCAGCAGCAGAGTCTGCGATTGGCCTGGCGATTCTTGTGGTGCTGTTCCGTAACCTGCATACCATCAACGTCGACGATCTGGATCAGTTAAAAGGTTAAGCGTGATGACAATAAAACAAATCCTGATATTGATTCCATTGCTGCCATTAATCGCAGCTGCCATCGTGGGTATATTCCGTAATTATTTGCCGCGCTGGGCTGGCCATGTGGTCACGATTGCTGGTGTAGGTGCTGCTTTTGCCTTGTCCGCATACATTTTCAACCAGACGCTGAGCGGCTTTACGCTCAATGAAGCTGTCTATACCTGGCTGAATTCCGGTGACGTGCATTTTGAGGTGGGTTTCCTCATCGACAACCTCAGTGCCATGATGATGGTGGTGGTGACTTTTGTGTCACTCATGGTGCATATCTACACCATAGGCTATATGGCAGAAGACCCCGGTTACAGCCGTTTCTTCAGTTATATTTCACTGTTCACGTTCTCCATGCTGATGCTGGTCATGAGTAACAACTTCATGCAGCTGTTCTTTGGCTGGGAGGCTGTGGGCTTGGTGTCTTACTTGTTGATTGGTTTCTGGTTCACGCGCCCAACGGCGATTTATGCCAACCTCAAGGCATTCCTGGTGAACCGGGTAGGGGATTTTGGTTTCCTGTTGGGCATTGGCATGGTGCTGTATTACTTTGGTAGCCTGGATTACGCCACGGTGTTCCAGCGCGCCCCCGAATTTGCCAATACCGAAGTCAATCTACTCGGTGCCTGCAACTGGTCGCTGATGACCGTGACCTGCCTGCTGCTGTTTGTTGGTGCCATGGGTAAATCCGCACAAGTGCCGCTGCACGTCTGGCTGCCAGACTCAATGGAAGGCCCTACACCGATTTCTGCGCTGATTCACGCGGCAACCATGGTGACCGCCGGTATCTTTATGGTGGCACGCATGTCACCTTTATATGAATTGTCTACCACGGCCTTGTCGACGGTCATGGTGATTGGCGCAATCACTGCGCTGTTTATGGGTTTTCTGGGCATTATCCAGAACGATATTAAACGTGTGGTGGCTTATTCCACCTTGTCGCAACTGGGTTATATGACTGTGGCGCTGGGTGCTTCTGCCTATTCTGTGGCCATTTTCCACCTGATGACACATGCGTTCTTTAAAGCGCTGTTATTTCTCGGGGCGGGTTCAGTGATTATGGGCATGCACCACGATCAGGATATCCGCAACATGGGTAACCTCAAGAAATACCTGCCGGTCACCTGGATCACTTCTTTGATAGGTTCCTTGGCCTTGATTGGCACGCCGTTCTTTGCCGGGTTTTATTCCAAAGACAGCATCATCGAAGCGGTTGAGATGTCGCATATCCCCGGTAGTGGTTTTGCCTATTTTGCCGTGATCGTTGGTGTGTTTGTGACGGCTTTCTATTCATTCCGTTTGTACTTCCTGGTGTTCCACGGTGAGGAAAAGTGGCGCCATGCCAAACACGATGACCATGCACATGTCGCACATGCAGACGCACAACATGACGACGCGCATCATGATGATCATGCACACGACGAAGAGCATCATCATGGCCTGGGGCCAAATGACAATCCGCATGAGCCAGGCTGGGTCGTTACCCTGCCATTGGTGTTGCTGGCGATCCCCTCACTGGTGATTGGTTACATCGCGCTGGAGCCCATGCTGTACGGCGATTTCTTCAAGAATGTGATTTTTGTGAATCCTGAAGCACATCCTGCCATGGCGCACCTCGCTCATCACTACCACGAGTTTATGCACAGCCCGGCAGGCATGGCGATTCACGGCTTCACCAGCCTGCCATTTTTCCTGGCGGCTTCAGGTGTCTTGCTGTCATGGTTCTTCTATATGAAGCGTCCAGATATTCCTGCTGCGATCAAGAGCCGCTGTATCGTGATCTACAATATCCTGGAAAACAAATACGGCTTTGACAGCTTTAACGAGAAGTTTTTTGCTGGTGGATCACGTTGCCTGGGTAGCCTGTTATGGAAGTTTGGCGATATCACGCTGATTGATGGCGCCATGGTGAATGGCACCGCCAATACCATGGGCAAAATTGCGGCCAAAATACGCAACCTGCAATCCGGTTTAATTTATCACTACGCCTTTGCCATGATTATTGGCGTATTCCTACTCATGACTTTCTTTATCAAAATTAACTAATGATGCAAGCCGACCTCACAAGTATTTCCTGGTTAAGTCTGGCCGTCTGGCTACCGGTGCTTTCCGGCGTGCTGGTATTGTTGCTGGGGGGTGACCACAAGGCCACATTGACACGCTGGCTAGCATTGGCAGGCAGCCTGGTCAGTTTTTTGGTGACCGTGCCGCTGTACACCTTGTTTGATGTGCAGGACGGATTCTTCCAGTTTGAAGAACTATTACCTTGGGTGCCCGCATTTAATATGCATTACCACCTGGGCATTGATGGATTTTCCATGCCGTTGGTGTTGCTGACCAGTTTTACAACTGTGATTGTCGTGTTGGCTGGCTGGGAAGTGATTACCAAACACATTGCACAATATATGGCTGCCTTCCTGATCATGAGCGGCATCATGATAGGCGTATTTACAGCACTGGATGCGATTCTTTACTACGTATTCTGGGAAGCCATGCTGATCCCGATGTTCCTGGTGATTGGTATCTGGGGTGGACCAAATCGAGTTTACGCTACGATCAAGTTTTTCTTGTATACCTTGCTCGGTTCCTTGTTAATGCTGGTGGCATTCATTTATCTATATCACCAGACCGGCAGTTTTGAGCTGGCTGACTACTACTTGTTACCATTGAGTCTGCAAGCACAGATTTATATTTTTATTGCCTTCTTTATGGCGTTTGCGGTGAAGATCCCGATGTGGCCGGTACATACCTGGTTGCCAGACGCTCACGTGGAAGCGCCAACTGGTGGCTCAGTCGTGCTGGCGGCCATTGCCCTGAAACTGGGCGGTTACAGCTTCCTGCGTTTCGCCATGCCAATCGCACCCGATGCTGCGCATTACTTTAGTACCGCCATGATTGTGTTGTCATTGATCGCGGTGGTGTATATTGCGCTGGTTGCCTTGGTGCAAAAAGACATGAAAAAGCTGATTGCTTACTCCTCGATTTCGCACATGGGCTTTGTCACGCTTGGTTTCTTCATGTTTGGTCAGCTGGCATTGGAAGGCGCTATGGTGCAGATGATTTCGCACGGCTTTATTTCTTCTGCCATGTTCTTGAGCGTAGGTGTGCTCTATGACCGCGTGCATAGCCGTGAAATCTCGGCCTATGGCGGGGTGGTTAACAAAATGCCAGTTTTCGCGGCATTTGCCGTGTTGTTTGCCATGGCCAACAGTGGCTTGCCAGGGACCTCAGGCTTTGTCGGTGAGTTTATGGTGATCCTGGCTGCAGTCAAATTCAACTTCTGGGTAGCGTTCTTCGCGGCGACAACCCTGATTTTTGGGGCGGCATATACTTTATGGATGACCAAGCGTGTGTTTTTTGGCAATGTGACCAATCATCATGTGGCAGAACTCAGTGACCTCAATAAACGTGAATTCCTCATCCTGAGCATTCTGGCGCTGCTGGTCATTGGTTTTGGCGTTTACCCGCAAGCATTGACTGAGGTCATGCAGGCCACCAGTGCAGAATTCCTGAAACATATGGCGATTTCCAAATTGCCCGTCACAGGCTATTAAGGCAGGATTTTAAAAAATGGATAATATGCAATTCGATTTGCTCGCCCTGTTGCCGGAACTGGTTGTCCTCGGGATGGCTATGTTTATTTTGTTGCTGGATTTGTTTATCCTGCCTCAGAACCGTTCCATGATTTATGGCCTGAGCCAGTTCACGCTATTTGCTGCAGCCTTCTTTACCTTTAAAACCCATACTCCTGCGGTGGGCTTTGCCTTCTCGCACATGTTTATCGACGACACCTTGTCAGATGTCATCAAGCTGATGATGTATCTGAGTACATCGCTGATTCTGGTGTATACGCGTAAATACCTGCAAGACCGCAACCTCTACCGTGGCGAGTTCTATGCCATGGTGTTGTTTGGTTTGCTCGGGATGATGATTATGGTGTCAGGTCACAATCTGCTGACCATTTACATCGGCCTTGAATTATTGTCGCTTTGTTTGTATTCCCTGGTGGCATTTGATCGCGATAATCCAAAGGCGTCGGAATCTGCCATGAAATACTTTGTGTTAGGCGCACTGGCTTCCGGCATGCTGCTATATGGCATGAGTATGCTGTATGGCATGACGGGCAGCCTGGATGTGACTGATATTGCCAACAGGATTCTTCAGCAAAGCAAGAGTCCGGTGCTGATCATGGGCCTGGTATTTGTCGTGGCCGGTATCGCCTTCAAGTTTGGTGCAGTGCCTTTCCAGATGTGGGTGCCTGATGTCTACCAGGGCTCACCCACACCGATGACCTTGCTGATTGGTTCTGTGCCCAAACTGGCTGCTTATGCCATGACGGTACGCTTGCTTGTGCAAGGCTTGCATCCACTGGCGCTGGATTGGCAAGA contains the following coding sequences:
- the nuoK gene encoding NADH-quinone oxidoreductase subunit NuoK yields the protein MVGLSHYLILGALMFAISVIGIFLNRKNVIILLMAIELMLLAVNLNFVAFSHYLNDIGGQVFVFFILTVAAAESAIGLAILVVLFRNLHTINVDDLDQLKG
- a CDS encoding NADH-quinone oxidoreductase subunit M, encoding MMQADLTSISWLSLAVWLPVLSGVLVLLLGGDHKATLTRWLALAGSLVSFLVTVPLYTLFDVQDGFFQFEELLPWVPAFNMHYHLGIDGFSMPLVLLTSFTTVIVVLAGWEVITKHIAQYMAAFLIMSGIMIGVFTALDAILYYVFWEAMLIPMFLVIGIWGGPNRVYATIKFFLYTLLGSLLMLVAFIYLYHQTGSFELADYYLLPLSLQAQIYIFIAFFMAFAVKIPMWPVHTWLPDAHVEAPTGGSVVLAAIALKLGGYSFLRFAMPIAPDAAHYFSTAMIVLSLIAVVYIALVALVQKDMKKLIAYSSISHMGFVTLGFFMFGQLALEGAMVQMISHGFISSAMFLSVGVLYDRVHSREISAYGGVVNKMPVFAAFAVLFAMANSGLPGTSGFVGEFMVILAAVKFNFWVAFFAATTLIFGAAYTLWMTKRVFFGNVTNHHVAELSDLNKREFLILSILALLVIGFGVYPQALTEVMQATSAEFLKHMAISKLPVTGY
- a CDS encoding NADH-quinone oxidoreductase subunit J, which encodes MVFTDIVFYVLATILLFSGIRVITTRNPVHAALFLVLAFFTAAGIWLLLEAEFLAIALILVYVGAVMVLFLFVVMMLDINLDKLREGFWEYLPMAGLIGLLMVVEMTMVLAEKNLHPTQAVELPANYSNTAALGKVLYTDYLLPFELAAVVLLVAMIAAIVLTLRERKDNKSMNPAEQVKVKRNDRLRIVSMPAEVEDPAPTAEEKK
- the nuoL gene encoding NADH-quinone oxidoreductase subunit L; the protein is MTIKQILILIPLLPLIAAAIVGIFRNYLPRWAGHVVTIAGVGAAFALSAYIFNQTLSGFTLNEAVYTWLNSGDVHFEVGFLIDNLSAMMMVVVTFVSLMVHIYTIGYMAEDPGYSRFFSYISLFTFSMLMLVMSNNFMQLFFGWEAVGLVSYLLIGFWFTRPTAIYANLKAFLVNRVGDFGFLLGIGMVLYYFGSLDYATVFQRAPEFANTEVNLLGACNWSLMTVTCLLLFVGAMGKSAQVPLHVWLPDSMEGPTPISALIHAATMVTAGIFMVARMSPLYELSTTALSTVMVIGAITALFMGFLGIIQNDIKRVVAYSTLSQLGYMTVALGASAYSVAIFHLMTHAFFKALLFLGAGSVIMGMHHDQDIRNMGNLKKYLPVTWITSLIGSLALIGTPFFAGFYSKDSIIEAVEMSHIPGSGFAYFAVIVGVFVTAFYSFRLYFLVFHGEEKWRHAKHDDHAHVAHADAQHDDAHHDDHAHDEEHHHGLGPNDNPHEPGWVVTLPLVLLAIPSLVIGYIALEPMLYGDFFKNVIFVNPEAHPAMAHLAHHYHEFMHSPAGMAIHGFTSLPFFLAASGVLLSWFFYMKRPDIPAAIKSRCIVIYNILENKYGFDSFNEKFFAGGSRCLGSLLWKFGDITLIDGAMVNGTANTMGKIAAKIRNLQSGLIYHYAFAMIIGVFLLMTFFIKIN
- the nuoN gene encoding NADH-quinone oxidoreductase subunit NuoN, translating into MDNMQFDLLALLPELVVLGMAMFILLLDLFILPQNRSMIYGLSQFTLFAAAFFTFKTHTPAVGFAFSHMFIDDTLSDVIKLMMYLSTSLILVYTRKYLQDRNLYRGEFYAMVLFGLLGMMIMVSGHNLLTIYIGLELLSLCLYSLVAFDRDNPKASESAMKYFVLGALASGMLLYGMSMLYGMTGSLDVTDIANRILQQSKSPVLIMGLVFVVAGIAFKFGAVPFQMWVPDVYQGSPTPMTLLIGSVPKLAAYAMTVRLLVQGLHPLALDWQDMLVLMAVLSIIIGNFSAIVQTNLKRMLAYSTISNVGFIMFGMMSANANGFASSFFYIAAYVLMSISGFGIILLLSRKGFEADEINDLKGLNQRHPWYAFLMLIVMFSMAGIPPTVGFYAKFTVLQAAWQAGFTWQVVLAVLMATIGAFYYLNIVRKMYFDEAVDHAPLTAPLDMRFVLSVQTLALLGLGLFPEILLSVCGHSLLISLQ